The genomic window AGACATCGATTTTAGATCTCACCGCGGCCTTGATCGTCGCAATGTCTTGTCCTTGGCGCAGGGCGCATGGCTGAAGGCAAACGAGAACCTGATCCTGACAGGCCAAACGGGCACTGGAAAAACTTGGATTGCCTGCGCCTTTGCGAGACAGGCGGCCCGCCTCGACTACTCTGTCCTCTACGTTCGTATGCCGCGGCTCTTCGAGGATCTCGCACTTGCCAGGCTCGATGGACGCTTTCCGCGCCTCATCGACAAGCTGGCACGTGTTCAGTTGGACACCTCTAAAAACCTCCCCATTTTCCGCGTTTCATGATTCAATCCGGCCAGTGTGATTTTCTGGGAGCGGATGATGCGTGGGCAACCGGGCTTTTGGGATTTGGATGATCGTTACGAACGGCTGAGTGCCGTCGGCGATCCGCTGGAGAAGCTCAACAGCATCATTCCATGGGCGATATTTGAAAAACCTTTAGCGAAGGCGCTGAAGCGGTCCGACGGATCGAAGGGTGGACGTCCACCATTTCCGTCGGTTCTGATGTTTAAAATCCTGGTGCTGCAAGCGCTTTATAATCTCTCCGACGACCAAGCGGAGTTTGTTATCCAGGACCGGCTGTCGTTTATGCGTTTCCTTGGCCTTTCCCTTTCGCAGAAGGTGCCGGATGCCAAGACGATCTGGCTGTTCCGAGAGAGTTTGGTGCGTGCAGGTGCCATTGATAATCTGTTTGCCCGTTTCGACAAGCATCTCTCACGTTCCGGATATCTGGCCAAAGGCGGGCAGATCGTTGACGCCACGATCATCCAGGCTCCCAAGCAACATAACAGCCAGGACGAGAAAGACGCGATCAAGGCCGGCGAAATCCCTGAGGACTGGAAGGATAAACCCGCCAGGCTGGCCCAGAAGGACCGCGACGCGCGATGGACAGTGAAGTATTCCAAGGCGAAACGGCCAACGGAGACGCCGACGTCGACGACGACTGGCCAGCACGATATTGCCATTCCAATGTTTGGTTACAAAAACCATGCAGGCATCGACCGAGCCCATGGCTTTATCCGGGGATGGACGGTGACGAGTGCGAGCGCCCATGACGGAGCCCAGCTTCGAAACGTAGTGACCAAAGACAATACCGCGTCGACGGTCTGGGCCGATACGGCCTATCGCTCCAAGACCAACGAGGAATGGTTGCAGGACAATGGCCTAAAGTCCGACATCCATCAGAAGAAGCCAAAGGGCAAACCCATGCCGGAGGCGATGTCGCGCGCCAACGGCCGTCGTTCGAAGGTCCGCTCCGCCATCGAACATGTCTTTGCGCGGCAGAAGGACAAGATGAAGCTCTTCGTGCGCACCATCGGAATCAGCCGAGCGAGGGTGAAGATCGGCATGGCCAATATCACCTACAACATGCTTCGCTATGTCTGGCTGACTGGAAAACCACGGACCGCATAACGCGCAGCTGGCCGGAAGGCCGAAATGCATGCCGCAGATGCGGCAATCATCACAAAAAATGGGCGATCATCCGCGCGAGTTCATCGCGGAAATACATCCACGGCACCATCTTGCCAACTGCGACCGGTAAATCGAGGTGTCCAGTTGCTGGTGTTGGATGACTGGGGAACCCATACCCTGAATGACCGACAGCGCCTCGATTTGCTCGAAATCTTCGAGGAGCGATATCGAAGGAAATCGACCCTGATCACAGCTCAGCTTCCGGTGGCCGCCTGGCACGAAATGATTGGAGAAGCCACTTTGGCCGATGCGATTTTGGATCGCATTGTTCACAACGCCCACCGCATCACTCTAGAAGGCGACAGCATGCGCAAACGAAAAACGCCGACGCTCTTGACCGGCGACGAAATAACCGAACACAATCACGCGTAACAGCAACAAGGCAACCGGGATTCGATCGCATCCGTTGTCCGCGACTTAGCGAAACGCTTGTCCGCGACTTGCTGAAACCGCTGTCCCGATTTAGCGAAATCCGCACTCACAGCTCTTTCGCCTTTGCCGATCCCTAACGGGCTCGGCAAATACAGAGCAATGAGCGCAGATAATTTTGTTTTTTTACATCAGAATATATCCCAAAGTCT from Agrobacterium vitis includes these protein-coding regions:
- a CDS encoding IS5 family transposase, translated to MRGQPGFWDLDDRYERLSAVGDPLEKLNSIIPWAIFEKPLAKALKRSDGSKGGRPPFPSVLMFKILVLQALYNLSDDQAEFVIQDRLSFMRFLGLSLSQKVPDAKTIWLFRESLVRAGAIDNLFARFDKHLSRSGYLAKGGQIVDATIIQAPKQHNSQDEKDAIKAGEIPEDWKDKPARLAQKDRDARWTVKYSKAKRPTETPTSTTTGQHDIAIPMFGYKNHAGIDRAHGFIRGWTVTSASAHDGAQLRNVVTKDNTASTVWADTAYRSKTNEEWLQDNGLKSDIHQKKPKGKPMPEAMSRANGRRSKVRSAIEHVFARQKDKMKLFVRTIGISRARVKIGMANITYNMLRYVWLTGKPRTA